CGCCCGTTACCGGCCGTGTCGCGAAGACCCGGTTGGGCCGATCTGGCGGCGGTCTACGCGGAATGGCTCGAACGGCCGCTGATCGCGACGGGCCTCTTCCTCGATTCGGCGTTCGGCTGGGGCGGCATGGTTCCGGCCGATCCGCAGGAAAGCGGGCGCCTGCTCGCGGCGACCCTCAGCGATCGAGATCTGATCCGCTCCGTCGCCCTTCGCAGCCTCGACGGGAAGGAAGTGGCGGAAGTCTCCGAGATCGGCGGTCCGACGATGCCGTTCGGAGGCTGGTGGCGTCGCGGCCTGCGCCAGAATCGCCCGTTTTTCCCCGGGCCCGCCGTCTTCGACGAAGGCATGGGCAGGCCTCTCTGGCAGGCGGGCGTTCCCGTCCGCGGCGCCGCCCGCGAACCGGAAGCCCTGCTGACGGCACAGATCGATCTGGGCTTTCTCGGCGACCTGGCGTCCCGGACCAGGCTCACCCCCGGCTCGATGTTGATCGTCACGGACGAAGACGGCGTCGTCATCGGCCACCCCCGGCCCTCTCTCGTCGTCAATCAGGTCAGCCTCAGGCATACTCATCAGGCGGTCTCCGCCGCCCTCGACGGCGAGGAAGGAGAATCTGAGCTGCGCATCGCCGGCGTTTCCTACGTGGCGGCCTGGCGATCGATCCGCCAGGACGGCGGGAACCGGATGCCCGGATGGGCGCTGGTTTTTCTGATCCCCGCTTCCGAGATGACGTCGGACTGGTTCCGGACGGCGCTGCTTTCGGTTCTTCTTGCCTCGGCGGCACTCGGTGCATTATTTTATACATCCGGCTTGATTGAATCCGCATTTGAAGAGGATATCGAAGCATGAGTCGTAGAACAGTCGCCTCCGCGGCAGGATGGAAACGTCTGCTGCTGCCGGCCGCCATGGCCGCGTTGTTCGGCATTGCCGCTCCCGCCGTATCGGCGGCAGTCAAAGGCGCGACGGCCGTCATGGAGCAGGCCATCAAACAACGGTCGGCCGGAGATCTCAACGGCGCCATCCGGAACCTCCGGAAGGCCGTCGATACGGCCGAGAACCCATTCCAGCGCAGCCTGGCCCGCTTCATGTTGGGC
The nucleotide sequence above comes from Candidatus Ozemobacteraceae bacterium. Encoded proteins:
- a CDS encoding cache domain-containing protein, which gives rise to MFSSEATKTRSVLVFQGIVAVVALLIVWLAWDFIRQDGVKRDEAARRQVALTADLAARDIRTALSGAADSLQLLSRLPELRNTRRHGPAAELAGNANSALLTLVSDLAAAQTSTSDDLPLSSTIISFWNFMAPMVEYRLAAVRRRAYDVGLLPLLEILPIPENLELPPMRPLPAVSRRPGWADLAAVYAEWLERPLIATGLFLDSAFGWGGMVPADPQESGRLLAATLSDRDLIRSVALRSLDGKEVAEVSEIGGPTMPFGGWWRRGLRQNRPFFPGPAVFDEGMGRPLWQAGVPVRGAAREPEALLTAQIDLGFLGDLASRTRLTPGSMLIVTDEDGVVIGHPRPSLVVNQVSLRHTHQAVSAALDGEEGESELRIAGVSYVAAWRSIRQDGGNRMPGWALVFLIPASEMTSDWFRTALLSVLLASAALGALFYTSGLIESAFEEDIEA